The sequence CAAGGAAACCTTTATCGAACATTAAGGCAACTAGAAAAGGATAACTTAGTAAAGTCTGAATGGGATACCTCAAAAGGAGGACCAGCGAAGCGAATTTATTCCATTACTGATGCTGGTGAAGCTTATTTAAAAACATGTACCGATGCACTTGAACAATACCAATCCATTATTAACCGCTTTTTTACTATATACATGGATATGTTTTTACCACCTAAGACGACCAAACAGCAGGATGATGAGGAAAAGAAGTAGCATGACTGAATCACATGATTAGTGACTCTGCAGTTTACCTGCAATGATCATATAAAAAATATTAGGAGGTCATTCAAAATGGCAACAGCTACAAAAAATGCATCCGTAAATTTAAGTGAGACTTTATTAAATTCTTGGTCAGAAGGACTTGAAAGAGTATGTATCGCTCAAAATGAATTAGAGGCTTTAATCCTACAAGCAATTGAAAACCAAAAGGAATCTTGGGGCAAACTTGATGGTGACATCGTTAAAATTCAAGAAGAGCAAAGAAAACTAATTGAAGATATTCGTGAACAAGCAAAATTAAATCTTCAAAAGGCATTTGGCCAATCAGCAAGCAAGGCCTTTGAACAATTAAATGCTCAATTTGATGAAGTAAGCAATCGTGTACAAGAATTATCTGTAAAGCCTTATAAAGAAGGCGTATCTTTAATCAATCAATCTCAAGATCAATTCAAACAATCTTTACAAAGCGGCTTTGATCAACAACAAAAAGTCCGTGAAGAGTTCAAAAATCAACTTAAATCAGCTCAGCAAATATACTTCGATTTTTATGAAGCCAACTCTAAATTAACTTTAAATTTGTTTAAATAAGGGACAGCGATTTTTTCGCTGTTCTTTTTTTGGGGAAGTCCGAATAAATTATATTACAGTCACTCTTAACATCCGTGATTGTAGGCAGAATCGTAAGTCTGTGTAACAATTCGAATTAAATACTAGCACAAAAATGAGGTGATTTTTTGAGATTTACTGATAAAGTGGTAATGGTGACAGGTGGAGCCCAAGGTATTGGTAAAGAAACAGCAAAAAGATTTCTTCAGGAAGGTGCAAGTGTTGTTATCTGTGATTATGACAAAGCAGCCGGTGTAGCTGCTCTCGAGGAATTCAACAGTGACAAAGTAGACTTTTACAAAGTGGATGTGACTGATTCTGCGCAAATTGGACAAATGGTCGAATCTACCATCAATAAGCACGGAAGGATCGACGTGTTAATTAATAATGCCGGTATAACACTAGATGGCTTTTTAACAAAAATGGATGAATC is a genomic window of Niallia sp. XMNu-256 containing:
- the phaQ gene encoding poly-beta-hydroxybutyrate-responsive repressor translates to MTTDKNESQKKQPSKEDKVMTPMPKNLMVPVILLSLRDWSLHGYKIIQELTRFGFTTIDQGNLYRTLRQLEKDNLVKSEWDTSKGGPAKRIYSITDAGEAYLKTCTDALEQYQSIINRFFTIYMDMFLPPKTTKQQDDEEKK